Proteins found in one Amphiprion ocellaris isolate individual 3 ecotype Okinawa chromosome 22, ASM2253959v1, whole genome shotgun sequence genomic segment:
- the zfhx2 gene encoding zinc finger homeobox protein 4 isoform X1 gives MQEESGETVCSERNGVAEWLCPLCQKGQPDRSSLSLHLTEQHSVLPSCVDRLLDIAVLKQAASGQEEDKGAQKSSDAESSPLKHAEDVSLDPCQSSESTDATQTLGDKEMEEERIIEQEGGEAEPEPEEEGNPLTGAKQQNATENTEIPDAGEKSVGKNGVPAENNTRSFKCNACLESFPSRTALSVHYNSASHIQRMTTGSAKQGPESKPQAPSVHVLSRPYISNKPYQCAVCRVSYNHAITLESHMKSVLHQTRSRNAGIAAHAANNAAATASLRGSTSSPSPVVTTSGSGTSQLVTSTNCAAPGTLMVTTTKEGEQISTSQVAPSLLTSPVASAQAVSAFLTLLTSSPNTLSHSLLPSLFAAGAAPGAAAPQLVPQPQMVMPLILNGLQAQTQQHQENQQGQLLTQCVPFVGLNTAQQALLTQRLNSLQNQWPSAGVTTNIQACNEEQTQTVKSDSGQERLDRDETVEDKGSDQVKDGNNWSAGKSKDENSKEFVQSPNIESKVRVENIEDNGKPHGDSTTDGDSSTNQLDLEGDKAASLNLSPAGTEKSLRNNNLSPSASVPSNSSLSPVNLNLTLSPDSTPQKSQSGTSPCGSVGTPKSSPSTNALTNNQTRLHCNTMGSFYPDLPVLSEFQSEVLWAFFESRSEADAASPPREDCEALGREVGLSEDEVRRWLTQARHAKQRQRATELHHQVEFMRHSQGSDNDYDDEENSLIIAEGEDDAEASGSQAIDLSSTRGKRKQRDLGREGQGDSCLTSDSENEVYTSVIVSDEESQNGSFREGPESPAKDEAQREVHGDKGSVGGKVLRSTTVFLSDAEDEYEDEEGGGGQRAQRKKRKREFERDEVEVKKERQDPDVDLELEAQGDPPSSQSHVLDHHEIPTSALHSLPLSLAPFSTQFLSPYVLSLTPSMVGDGSKIPIFPNPPTITRFSSSLLSQSLSSHNQASHYLSNGDDCESALDLSMRKNNSKSASSSSLADKIAAQKGQLLDGLGLRPTSKGLVVVQVKPEPVTGMPSSNMSLVNCSNMTKSSIYMRAAEKMNATLLEREREKEREKEKEREQDQQQRKSKGKRYRDMRRSRTIIQAEQLDILYGCYFKDPNPGKHEFEQISEWVHLPKKVVQIWFQNMRARERKGEVRFISDGTLAAVGKPLIKFTWPLSKPIFSNKPASNNTGSNTGSITTAPIVRTLIKTEREPVKELGKPAVVKKITPVPIKPKEIVSSTTVSPVSSSASAVPKTKLETTSNVTMVKVAPKVNTPVLLAPPKDLVPIAPRPAQKRKQDEESEEEKTDEEKDNENEMGPGPGTTNRMVPKLPTTPINNRPAASTVVPQKQNGLNYWTPKVPIKINTLSREQLALPTHTAPRTIPPPPTPSIAPVSPNTPSSAKVASPSTPVVAKSSPTESSFLPHSSSRRPRTHLSCLQLSILQSCYETCAHPNAMECEAIGTELNLPLKVVQIWFQNTRAKEKRWRLQQEKMSPLSGGKVDMSSGSYLQYNALKANRPILPKPVQLTVTEPPSSPVAGQPVPKETLTGRCDACNVSFESRAAARAHVFSPRHLATLRTTNFGQPTALVNKNGTGNSGPGSGAPGSLSTTVTSSGSAGEIVVELPAATATSNS, from the exons GCTGTTCTAAAACAGGCTGCCAGTGGACAAGAAGAGGACAAAGGTGCTCAAAAGTCCTCAG atGCTGAATCTTCACCACTGAAGCACGCTGAAGACGTCAGTTTAGACCCCTGCCAATCTAGTGAGAGTACAGACGCTACCCAGACGCTTGGAGACaaagagatggaggaagagagaaTAATCGAACAGGAGGGAGGTGAAGCTGAGCCGGAGCCAGAAGAGGAGGGAAATCCACTCACCGGAGCCAAACAGCAAAATgcaactgaaaacacagaaatcccAGACGCTGGTGAAAAGTCAGTTGGTAAAAATGGTGTGCCAGCTGAAAATAACACCCGCTCATTCAAATGCAATGCCTGTCTGGAAAGTTTTCCCAGTAGAACTGCCTTGAGTGTTCATTACAACTCTGCATCCCACATTCAGAGAATGACAACAGGCTCCGCAAAGCAAGGTCCAGAAAGTAAGCCCCAAGCTCCATCAGTTCACGTCCTGTCTCGGCCATATATTTCCAACAAACCCTACCAGTGTGCTGTGTGTCGAGTCTCTTACAATCATGCCATCACCCTCGAGAGCCATATGAAATCTGTGCTGCACCAAACCCGCAGCAGAAACGCTGGAATTGCTGCACATGCTGCAAACAATGCAGCAGCTACTGCTAGTCTGAGAGGCAGCACCAGCTCTCCAAGCCCTGTAGTGACCACATCTGGAAGTGGAACCAGCCAGTTAGTTACATCCACCAACTGTGCTGCTCCCGGCACATTGATGGTGACTACTACAAAAGAAGGAGAGCAGATTTCAACCTCACAAGTGgctccctccctcctcacctcccCTGTGGCCTCCGCTCAGGCAGTCTCAGCCTTTCTCACCCTCCTTACATCAAGTCCCAACACGCTGTCAcactccctcctcccctccttgtTTGCGGCTGGTGCTGCTCCTGGTGCCGCTGCACCTCAGCTCGTGCCTCAGCCCCAAATGGTCATGCCCTTGATCTTAAATGGGCTGCAAGCCCAAACTCAGCAGCACCAAGAGAACCAGCAAGGCCAGCTCCTCACCCAGTGTGTGCCATTCGTAGGTCTCAACACAGCCCAGCAAGCCCTCCTAACCCAAAGACTTAACAGCTTACAGAACCAGTGGCCCTCTGCAGGTGTCACAACAAACATACAGGCCTGCAACGAAGAGCAGACACAGACTGTAAAGAGTGACAGCGGACAAGAAAGGCTGGACAGAGATGAGACAGTTGAAGACAAGGGCTCAGATCAGGTCAAAGATGGGAATAACTGGTCTGCTGGGAAATCTAAGGACGAGAACAGTAAAGAATTTGTACAGAGTCCTAATATAGAAAGCAAAGTGAGGGTTGAGAATATTGAAGACAATGGGAAGCCACATGGAGATAGCACAACAGATGGAGACAGCTCAACTAATCAGTTGGACCTGGAAGGTGATAAAGCGGCTAGCCTGAATCTCTCTCCAGCGGGCACAGAGAAGAGCCTCCGCAATAACAACCTCTCGCCTTCTGCATCTGTGCCCAGCAACTCAAGCCTCAGTCCTGTAAATTTAAACCTTACCCTTAGCCCTGATTCTACTCCTCAAAAATCGCAATCAGGCACAAGCCCTTGTGGCTCTGTTGGCACCCCAAAATCCAGTCCGAGTACAAATGCCTTAACTAACAACCAAACTCGACTCCATTGTAATACAATGGGATCCTTTTATCCAGACCTTCCAGTGCTGTCAGAGTTCCAGTCAGAGGTTCTCTGGGCATTCTTTGAGTCGCGCAGTGAGGCTGATGCTGCGAGTCCTCCCCGTGAGGACTGCGAGGCGCTGGGCAGGGAGGTGGGTCTTTCTGAGGACGAGGTACGTAGGTGGCTGACCCAAGCCCGTCACGCCAAACAGAGACAGAGGGCGACAGAGTTACATCACCAGGTAGAATTTATGAGGCACAGCCAGGGTTCTGATAATGACTACGATGATGAGGAAAACTCCCTGATTATAGCAGAGGGTGAGGATGACGCTGAAGCTTCGGGTAGTCAGGCAATAGATCTGTCCAGTACAAGAGGAAAACGCAAACAGAGAGATTTGGGACGGGAGGGTCAGGGCGATTCCTGTCTCACATCTGACTCCGAAAATGAGGTTTACACCTCAGtcattgtttctgatgaggaAAGTCAGAATGGGTCTTTTAGGGAGGGGCCTGAAAGCCCTGCGAAAGATGAAGCACAGCGGGAGGTCCATGGTGATAAGGGGTCAGTTGGAGGAAAGGTATTGCGCTCCAcaactgtttttctctctgacgCAGAGGATGAATATGAAGACGAGGAGGGTGGAGGTGGTCAGAGGGCCCAGAGGAAAAAACGAAAGAGGGAGTTTGAACGCGATGAGGTGGAGGTGAAGAAGGAGAGACAAGACCCAGATGTGGATCTAGAGTTGGAGGCTCAAGGAGATCCCCCAAGTTCACAGTCGCATGTTTTGGACCACCATGAGATTCCAACCAGTGCTCTCCACTCACTTCCATTATCCCTCGCTCCCTTTTCTACTCAATTTCTCAGCCCCTATGTCCTCTCTCTTACTCCTTCCATGGTTGGAGATGGGAGCAAAATACCCATCTTTCCCAACCCGCCAACCATCACACGCTTCTCCAGCTCTCTTCTCTCACAGTCTCTGTCCTCCCACAACCAAGCTTCTCACTACCTGTCCAATGGTGATGACTGTGAGTCCGCTTTGGATCTCAGCATgagaaaaaacaactcaaaatccgCTTCTTCCTCATCTCTGGCTGACAAAATTGCGGCACAGAAGGGACAGTTGCTGGACGGGCTAGGCCTGAGGCCCACATCCAAAGGTCTGGTAGTCGTCCAGGTTAAGCCTGAACCTGTCACTGGCATGCCCTCTTCCAACATGAGTCTGGTCAACTGCAGTAATATGACAAAGTCTAGTATTTACATGAGGGCAGCAGAGAAAATGAACGCTACGCTATTGGAAAGAGAGCGAGAAAAGGAGCgggagaaggaaaaagagagggagcaggaccagcagcagaggaagtcCAAAGGAAAAAGATACCGAGATATGCGGCGTTCAAGGACCATCATTCAAGCTGAACAACTTGACATTCTGTATGGCTGCTATTTCAAAGACCCAAATCCTGGGAAACATGAGTTTGAACAGATTTCAGAGTGGGTCCACCTTCCAAAGAAGGTTGTTCAGAtttggttccagaacatgaggGCGAGGGAAAGAAAAGGTGAGGTCCGATTCATCAGCGATGGCACCTTGGCTGCAGTTGGCAAACCCCTCATCAAATTCACTTGGCCTCTTTCCAAACCCATATTCTCCAACAAACCTGCTTCAAACAATACTGGGAGCAACACTGGGAGCATTACTACTGCTCCAATTGTGCGCACCCtcataaagacagaaagagagccTGTAAAGGAGTTGGGCAAACCAGCCGtggtgaaaaaaataactcCTGTTCCTATCAAACCCAAGGAGATAGTTTCCTCAACCACAGTGTCTCCTGTGAGCAGCAGTGCTTCTGCAGTGCCAAAGACCAAGCTTGAAACCACCAGCAACGTCACTATGGTTAAAGTTGCACCCAAAGTCAATACCCCTGTCCTTTTAGCACCACCCAAGGATCTCGTTCCCATCGCCCCACGACCGGCGCAGAAAAGAAAGCAGGACGAGGAGAGCGAGGAGGAAAAAACTGATGAAGAGAAAGACAATGAAAATGAGATGGGTCCTGGACCAGGGACCACAAACCGCATGGTGCCGAAGCTGCCCACAACCCCCATCAACAACAGGCCTGCAGCTTCAACGGTGGTGCCACAAAAACAGAACGGGCTGAACTACTGGACCCCCAAAGTCCCCATTAAGATCAACACTCTATCAAGAGAACAACTGGCTCTTCCCACGCACACAGCTCCTCGTACCAtcccccctcctcccacccCTAGCATTGCACCAGTCAGCCCAAATACCCCCAGCTCTGCCAAAGTGGCCAGCCCCTCCACGCCGGTTGTAGCTAAATCAAGCCCAACAGAAAGCAGCTTTCTGCCCCACTCATCCAGTCGTAGGCCACGCACTCACTTGTCCTGCCTACAGCTGTCCATTCTGCAGTCGTGTTACGAGACCTGCGCCCACCCTAATGCCATGGAGTGCGAGGCAATTGGCACCGAGCTCAACCTGCCGCTCAAGGTGGTGCAGATCTGGTTCCAAAACACGAGAGCCAAGGAGAAGCGCTGGAGGCTGCagcaggagaaaatg TCTCCTCTGTCAGGTGGGAAAGTGGACATGAGCTCAGGAAGCTACCTGCAGTACAATGCTCTCAAAGCCAATCGGCCCATCCTTCCTAAGCCTGTTCAGCTCACAGTTACTGAACCTCCATCTTCCCCAGTGGCGGGCCAGCCAGTGCCAAAGGAGACTCTGACGGGCCGCTGCGACGCCTGCAACGTCTCCTTTGAATCCCGGGCCGCGGCAAGGGCCCACGTCTTCTCCCCACGTCACTTGGCAACCCTGAGAACCACTAACTTTGGCCAGCCGACGGCGCTCGTCAACAAGAACGGGACCGGTAACAGCGGACCTGGCAGCGGTGCGCCGGGCTCTCTTTCCACTACTGTAACCAGCTCCGGTTCTGCAGGGGAGATCGTCGTCGAGTTGCCTGCAGCGACGGCCACCAGCAACAGTTAA
- the zfhx2 gene encoding zinc finger homeobox protein 4 isoform X2, which yields MQAVLKQAASGQEEDKGAQKSSDAESSPLKHAEDVSLDPCQSSESTDATQTLGDKEMEEERIIEQEGGEAEPEPEEEGNPLTGAKQQNATENTEIPDAGEKSVGKNGVPAENNTRSFKCNACLESFPSRTALSVHYNSASHIQRMTTGSAKQGPESKPQAPSVHVLSRPYISNKPYQCAVCRVSYNHAITLESHMKSVLHQTRSRNAGIAAHAANNAAATASLRGSTSSPSPVVTTSGSGTSQLVTSTNCAAPGTLMVTTTKEGEQISTSQVAPSLLTSPVASAQAVSAFLTLLTSSPNTLSHSLLPSLFAAGAAPGAAAPQLVPQPQMVMPLILNGLQAQTQQHQENQQGQLLTQCVPFVGLNTAQQALLTQRLNSLQNQWPSAGVTTNIQACNEEQTQTVKSDSGQERLDRDETVEDKGSDQVKDGNNWSAGKSKDENSKEFVQSPNIESKVRVENIEDNGKPHGDSTTDGDSSTNQLDLEGDKAASLNLSPAGTEKSLRNNNLSPSASVPSNSSLSPVNLNLTLSPDSTPQKSQSGTSPCGSVGTPKSSPSTNALTNNQTRLHCNTMGSFYPDLPVLSEFQSEVLWAFFESRSEADAASPPREDCEALGREVGLSEDEVRRWLTQARHAKQRQRATELHHQVEFMRHSQGSDNDYDDEENSLIIAEGEDDAEASGSQAIDLSSTRGKRKQRDLGREGQGDSCLTSDSENEVYTSVIVSDEESQNGSFREGPESPAKDEAQREVHGDKGSVGGKVLRSTTVFLSDAEDEYEDEEGGGGQRAQRKKRKREFERDEVEVKKERQDPDVDLELEAQGDPPSSQSHVLDHHEIPTSALHSLPLSLAPFSTQFLSPYVLSLTPSMVGDGSKIPIFPNPPTITRFSSSLLSQSLSSHNQASHYLSNGDDCESALDLSMRKNNSKSASSSSLADKIAAQKGQLLDGLGLRPTSKGLVVVQVKPEPVTGMPSSNMSLVNCSNMTKSSIYMRAAEKMNATLLEREREKEREKEKEREQDQQQRKSKGKRYRDMRRSRTIIQAEQLDILYGCYFKDPNPGKHEFEQISEWVHLPKKVVQIWFQNMRARERKGEVRFISDGTLAAVGKPLIKFTWPLSKPIFSNKPASNNTGSNTGSITTAPIVRTLIKTEREPVKELGKPAVVKKITPVPIKPKEIVSSTTVSPVSSSASAVPKTKLETTSNVTMVKVAPKVNTPVLLAPPKDLVPIAPRPAQKRKQDEESEEEKTDEEKDNENEMGPGPGTTNRMVPKLPTTPINNRPAASTVVPQKQNGLNYWTPKVPIKINTLSREQLALPTHTAPRTIPPPPTPSIAPVSPNTPSSAKVASPSTPVVAKSSPTESSFLPHSSSRRPRTHLSCLQLSILQSCYETCAHPNAMECEAIGTELNLPLKVVQIWFQNTRAKEKRWRLQQEKMSPLSGGKVDMSSGSYLQYNALKANRPILPKPVQLTVTEPPSSPVAGQPVPKETLTGRCDACNVSFESRAAARAHVFSPRHLATLRTTNFGQPTALVNKNGTGNSGPGSGAPGSLSTTVTSSGSAGEIVVELPAATATSNS from the exons GCTGTTCTAAAACAGGCTGCCAGTGGACAAGAAGAGGACAAAGGTGCTCAAAAGTCCTCAG atGCTGAATCTTCACCACTGAAGCACGCTGAAGACGTCAGTTTAGACCCCTGCCAATCTAGTGAGAGTACAGACGCTACCCAGACGCTTGGAGACaaagagatggaggaagagagaaTAATCGAACAGGAGGGAGGTGAAGCTGAGCCGGAGCCAGAAGAGGAGGGAAATCCACTCACCGGAGCCAAACAGCAAAATgcaactgaaaacacagaaatcccAGACGCTGGTGAAAAGTCAGTTGGTAAAAATGGTGTGCCAGCTGAAAATAACACCCGCTCATTCAAATGCAATGCCTGTCTGGAAAGTTTTCCCAGTAGAACTGCCTTGAGTGTTCATTACAACTCTGCATCCCACATTCAGAGAATGACAACAGGCTCCGCAAAGCAAGGTCCAGAAAGTAAGCCCCAAGCTCCATCAGTTCACGTCCTGTCTCGGCCATATATTTCCAACAAACCCTACCAGTGTGCTGTGTGTCGAGTCTCTTACAATCATGCCATCACCCTCGAGAGCCATATGAAATCTGTGCTGCACCAAACCCGCAGCAGAAACGCTGGAATTGCTGCACATGCTGCAAACAATGCAGCAGCTACTGCTAGTCTGAGAGGCAGCACCAGCTCTCCAAGCCCTGTAGTGACCACATCTGGAAGTGGAACCAGCCAGTTAGTTACATCCACCAACTGTGCTGCTCCCGGCACATTGATGGTGACTACTACAAAAGAAGGAGAGCAGATTTCAACCTCACAAGTGgctccctccctcctcacctcccCTGTGGCCTCCGCTCAGGCAGTCTCAGCCTTTCTCACCCTCCTTACATCAAGTCCCAACACGCTGTCAcactccctcctcccctccttgtTTGCGGCTGGTGCTGCTCCTGGTGCCGCTGCACCTCAGCTCGTGCCTCAGCCCCAAATGGTCATGCCCTTGATCTTAAATGGGCTGCAAGCCCAAACTCAGCAGCACCAAGAGAACCAGCAAGGCCAGCTCCTCACCCAGTGTGTGCCATTCGTAGGTCTCAACACAGCCCAGCAAGCCCTCCTAACCCAAAGACTTAACAGCTTACAGAACCAGTGGCCCTCTGCAGGTGTCACAACAAACATACAGGCCTGCAACGAAGAGCAGACACAGACTGTAAAGAGTGACAGCGGACAAGAAAGGCTGGACAGAGATGAGACAGTTGAAGACAAGGGCTCAGATCAGGTCAAAGATGGGAATAACTGGTCTGCTGGGAAATCTAAGGACGAGAACAGTAAAGAATTTGTACAGAGTCCTAATATAGAAAGCAAAGTGAGGGTTGAGAATATTGAAGACAATGGGAAGCCACATGGAGATAGCACAACAGATGGAGACAGCTCAACTAATCAGTTGGACCTGGAAGGTGATAAAGCGGCTAGCCTGAATCTCTCTCCAGCGGGCACAGAGAAGAGCCTCCGCAATAACAACCTCTCGCCTTCTGCATCTGTGCCCAGCAACTCAAGCCTCAGTCCTGTAAATTTAAACCTTACCCTTAGCCCTGATTCTACTCCTCAAAAATCGCAATCAGGCACAAGCCCTTGTGGCTCTGTTGGCACCCCAAAATCCAGTCCGAGTACAAATGCCTTAACTAACAACCAAACTCGACTCCATTGTAATACAATGGGATCCTTTTATCCAGACCTTCCAGTGCTGTCAGAGTTCCAGTCAGAGGTTCTCTGGGCATTCTTTGAGTCGCGCAGTGAGGCTGATGCTGCGAGTCCTCCCCGTGAGGACTGCGAGGCGCTGGGCAGGGAGGTGGGTCTTTCTGAGGACGAGGTACGTAGGTGGCTGACCCAAGCCCGTCACGCCAAACAGAGACAGAGGGCGACAGAGTTACATCACCAGGTAGAATTTATGAGGCACAGCCAGGGTTCTGATAATGACTACGATGATGAGGAAAACTCCCTGATTATAGCAGAGGGTGAGGATGACGCTGAAGCTTCGGGTAGTCAGGCAATAGATCTGTCCAGTACAAGAGGAAAACGCAAACAGAGAGATTTGGGACGGGAGGGTCAGGGCGATTCCTGTCTCACATCTGACTCCGAAAATGAGGTTTACACCTCAGtcattgtttctgatgaggaAAGTCAGAATGGGTCTTTTAGGGAGGGGCCTGAAAGCCCTGCGAAAGATGAAGCACAGCGGGAGGTCCATGGTGATAAGGGGTCAGTTGGAGGAAAGGTATTGCGCTCCAcaactgtttttctctctgacgCAGAGGATGAATATGAAGACGAGGAGGGTGGAGGTGGTCAGAGGGCCCAGAGGAAAAAACGAAAGAGGGAGTTTGAACGCGATGAGGTGGAGGTGAAGAAGGAGAGACAAGACCCAGATGTGGATCTAGAGTTGGAGGCTCAAGGAGATCCCCCAAGTTCACAGTCGCATGTTTTGGACCACCATGAGATTCCAACCAGTGCTCTCCACTCACTTCCATTATCCCTCGCTCCCTTTTCTACTCAATTTCTCAGCCCCTATGTCCTCTCTCTTACTCCTTCCATGGTTGGAGATGGGAGCAAAATACCCATCTTTCCCAACCCGCCAACCATCACACGCTTCTCCAGCTCTCTTCTCTCACAGTCTCTGTCCTCCCACAACCAAGCTTCTCACTACCTGTCCAATGGTGATGACTGTGAGTCCGCTTTGGATCTCAGCATgagaaaaaacaactcaaaatccgCTTCTTCCTCATCTCTGGCTGACAAAATTGCGGCACAGAAGGGACAGTTGCTGGACGGGCTAGGCCTGAGGCCCACATCCAAAGGTCTGGTAGTCGTCCAGGTTAAGCCTGAACCTGTCACTGGCATGCCCTCTTCCAACATGAGTCTGGTCAACTGCAGTAATATGACAAAGTCTAGTATTTACATGAGGGCAGCAGAGAAAATGAACGCTACGCTATTGGAAAGAGAGCGAGAAAAGGAGCgggagaaggaaaaagagagggagcaggaccagcagcagaggaagtcCAAAGGAAAAAGATACCGAGATATGCGGCGTTCAAGGACCATCATTCAAGCTGAACAACTTGACATTCTGTATGGCTGCTATTTCAAAGACCCAAATCCTGGGAAACATGAGTTTGAACAGATTTCAGAGTGGGTCCACCTTCCAAAGAAGGTTGTTCAGAtttggttccagaacatgaggGCGAGGGAAAGAAAAGGTGAGGTCCGATTCATCAGCGATGGCACCTTGGCTGCAGTTGGCAAACCCCTCATCAAATTCACTTGGCCTCTTTCCAAACCCATATTCTCCAACAAACCTGCTTCAAACAATACTGGGAGCAACACTGGGAGCATTACTACTGCTCCAATTGTGCGCACCCtcataaagacagaaagagagccTGTAAAGGAGTTGGGCAAACCAGCCGtggtgaaaaaaataactcCTGTTCCTATCAAACCCAAGGAGATAGTTTCCTCAACCACAGTGTCTCCTGTGAGCAGCAGTGCTTCTGCAGTGCCAAAGACCAAGCTTGAAACCACCAGCAACGTCACTATGGTTAAAGTTGCACCCAAAGTCAATACCCCTGTCCTTTTAGCACCACCCAAGGATCTCGTTCCCATCGCCCCACGACCGGCGCAGAAAAGAAAGCAGGACGAGGAGAGCGAGGAGGAAAAAACTGATGAAGAGAAAGACAATGAAAATGAGATGGGTCCTGGACCAGGGACCACAAACCGCATGGTGCCGAAGCTGCCCACAACCCCCATCAACAACAGGCCTGCAGCTTCAACGGTGGTGCCACAAAAACAGAACGGGCTGAACTACTGGACCCCCAAAGTCCCCATTAAGATCAACACTCTATCAAGAGAACAACTGGCTCTTCCCACGCACACAGCTCCTCGTACCAtcccccctcctcccacccCTAGCATTGCACCAGTCAGCCCAAATACCCCCAGCTCTGCCAAAGTGGCCAGCCCCTCCACGCCGGTTGTAGCTAAATCAAGCCCAACAGAAAGCAGCTTTCTGCCCCACTCATCCAGTCGTAGGCCACGCACTCACTTGTCCTGCCTACAGCTGTCCATTCTGCAGTCGTGTTACGAGACCTGCGCCCACCCTAATGCCATGGAGTGCGAGGCAATTGGCACCGAGCTCAACCTGCCGCTCAAGGTGGTGCAGATCTGGTTCCAAAACACGAGAGCCAAGGAGAAGCGCTGGAGGCTGCagcaggagaaaatg TCTCCTCTGTCAGGTGGGAAAGTGGACATGAGCTCAGGAAGCTACCTGCAGTACAATGCTCTCAAAGCCAATCGGCCCATCCTTCCTAAGCCTGTTCAGCTCACAGTTACTGAACCTCCATCTTCCCCAGTGGCGGGCCAGCCAGTGCCAAAGGAGACTCTGACGGGCCGCTGCGACGCCTGCAACGTCTCCTTTGAATCCCGGGCCGCGGCAAGGGCCCACGTCTTCTCCCCACGTCACTTGGCAACCCTGAGAACCACTAACTTTGGCCAGCCGACGGCGCTCGTCAACAAGAACGGGACCGGTAACAGCGGACCTGGCAGCGGTGCGCCGGGCTCTCTTTCCACTACTGTAACCAGCTCCGGTTCTGCAGGGGAGATCGTCGTCGAGTTGCCTGCAGCGACGGCCACCAGCAACAGTTAA